A window of the Cicer arietinum cultivar CDC Frontier isolate Library 1 chromosome 6, Cicar.CDCFrontier_v2.0, whole genome shotgun sequence genome harbors these coding sequences:
- the LOC101514605 gene encoding uncharacterized protein, whose protein sequence is MPTVWFSLKKSLHCKSEPSDVHDPKTRKNLSTILTKRGGRSGCSRSIANLKDVIHGSKRHLEKPPSCSPRSIGSSEFLNPITHEVILSNSRCELKITGYGGFQEGVGNNNASGSGSSGSSTYVGTLRPGTPGPGGHPTMHYFNPSFRTSSTPPRKSPFLLSSEKEGSGNFHGGGIHSSNRMSLETDTNGSSTITCHKCGEQFNKWEAAEAHHLSKHAVTELVEGDSSRKIVEIICRTSWLKSENHCGRIERVLKVHNMQKTLARFEEYREMVKIKASKLQKKHPRCLADGNELLRFYGTTVSCSLGLNGSSSLCLSEKCCVCRIIRNGFSAKNELKGGIGVFTTSTSGRAFECIEILDDEPSLRKALIVCRVIAGRVHRPLENIQEMASQTGFDSLAGKVGLYSNIEELYLLNPRALLPCFVVICKP, encoded by the exons ATGCCAACAGTGTGGTTTTCTCTGAAGAAGTCACTACATTGCAAATCAGAACCTTCAGATGTTCATGACCCAAAAACAAGGAAAAATTTAAGCACAATATTAACAAAAAGAGGAGGAAGATCAGGTTGTTCAAGGTCAATAGCAAATCTAAAAGATGTTATCCATGGAAGCAAAAGACATCTTGAAAAGCCACCAAGTTGCAGTCCAAGATCTATAGGTAGTAGTGAGTTTCTCAACCCTATAACACATGAAGTTATTTTGAGCAACTCAAGGTGTGAGCTTAAAATAACTGGTTATGGTGGATTTCAAGAAGGGGTTGGTAATAACAATGCTAGTGGTAGTGGTAGTAGTGGTTCTTCAACTTATGTTGGTACTTTAAGACCTGGAACTCCTGGTCCTGGAGGACACCCTACAATGCATTACTTTAACCCTTCTTTTAGGACTTCTTCCACTCCTCCAAGGAAATCTCCTTTCCTTTTATCATCAGAAAAAGAAGGTTCTGGTAATTTTCATGGTGGTGGAATTCATTCTAGTAATAGAATGTCCCTTGAAACAGATACTAATGGTTCTTCAACTATCACTTGTCACAAATGTGGTGAACAGTTTAACAAATGGGAAGCTGCTGAAGCTCACCATCTCTCCAAGCATGctg TGACTGAACTTGTGGAAGGAGATTCATCAAGGAAAATAGTGGAGATAATATGCAGAACAAGTTGGTTAAAGTCAGAAAATCACTGTGGTAGAATTGAGAGAGTTTTGAAGGTCCACAACATGCAAAAGACATTAGCTAGATTTGAAGAGTATAGAGAGATGGTAAAAATCAAAGCAAGCAAACTCCAAAAGAAACATCCTAGGTGTCTTGCTGATGGAAATGAGCTATTAAGGTTCTATGGAACAACTGTTTCCTGTTCTCTTGGTCTCAATGGTTCTTCAAGTCTTTGCCTATCAGAAAAATGTTGTGTTTGTAGAATTATAAGGAATGGTTTTTCTGCTAAGAATGAGTTGAAAGGTGGCATAGGAGTTTTCACAACATCCACAAGTGGAAGAGCTTTTGAATGTATAGAGATTCTTGATGATGAACCATCACTTAGAAAGGCACTGATAGTTTGCAGAGTAATTGCTGGTAGGGTTCATAGGCCTCTAGAGAACATTCAAGAAATGGCATCACAAACTGGGTTTGATTCATTGGCTGGAAAAGTAGGTCTTTATTCAAATATTGAGGAGCTTTATCTGCTTAATCCTAGAGCTCTTCTTCCTTGTTTTGTGGTCATTTGCAAACCATGA